A single genomic interval of Pyruvatibacter sp. HU-CL02332 harbors:
- a CDS encoding chorismate mutase: MTSTPARPTAKKCETMADVRREIDRLDRELVLLMAERLRYIEEAAKVKQDRNRVRDEDRIEDVVAKVLAESDKVGLAREVAEPVWRLLIERSIAHEYVRFDAEKSAAE, translated from the coding sequence ATGACCAGCACTCCAGCCCGCCCAACCGCCAAAAAATGCGAGACAATGGCCGACGTCCGCCGCGAAATTGACCGGCTGGACCGCGAACTGGTGCTGCTGATGGCAGAACGCCTGCGCTACATCGAAGAAGCCGCAAAAGTGAAGCAGGACCGCAACCGCGTCCGCGATGAAGACCGCATCGAGGATGTGGTCGCCAAGGTCCTGGCAGAATCAGACAAGGTCGGCCTCGCCCGCGAAGTCGCAGAGCCCGTCTGGCGGCTCCTCATCGAGCGCTCAATTGCGCATGAGTATGTAAGGTTCGACGCTGAAAAGTCCGCCGCCGAATAA
- a CDS encoding MBL fold metallo-hydrolase: MQLIDQGVFSRKAQATDVCRVELDGRGEGTHQTDDIIFHLNASGDVLWAIDRVCDHASGKLVLDKSGASATCPLHGWKLNLETRSYVNAQTSKHALEFEVKNGALEYERTRYVLEAPARTVSTDPAPMTVRFLAHACIAIDVAGLRIVTDPWLMGPCFVTGWWHAVTPPEDALEILNSADLVYISHNHPDHLHRETLEKLRRDMPIIAPDFDSGSTVGPLRELGFDTVHAAQFNHVYEAGDTGARVSVLQAGDFRDDSGIWVEGGGHSALLSVDSNKLNNFVLPESPDILLTAFAGGASGYPVTFDTVSDDEKVRIAARNRVAVRDMAERYVDAAGPTAVMPYAGYFTEAAPEDAPTKALNAKNTSADICRYLEGRMEDVLFFDPLETDIVVFDGDEVTASSYEGGRLYDVTPAYCQGYISAMSHEGEAYDAAALKAYFEASVFQDDLIVYVVPTARNFGGVDVAGAIVDFTGHSPQASIMAADAVAHAFEMGRGKAGPRRLLIRVRKDSLWHVIANGLPWEDLSIGFQCRVDRSPDVYNSDFWFHFTNVHIGDAVKAGALPRHHRAAGE; encoded by the coding sequence ATGCAGCTGATCGACCAGGGCGTGTTTAGCCGGAAGGCTCAGGCGACAGATGTTTGTCGTGTGGAACTGGACGGACGCGGTGAGGGCACACACCAGACGGATGACATCATTTTTCATCTGAACGCGTCTGGCGATGTACTTTGGGCCATTGACCGGGTGTGTGACCATGCGTCGGGCAAACTGGTTCTGGACAAGTCCGGTGCGTCCGCCACTTGTCCGCTGCATGGCTGGAAGCTCAATCTTGAGACGCGCAGTTACGTCAACGCGCAGACCTCGAAGCACGCTCTTGAATTTGAAGTGAAGAACGGGGCGCTTGAATATGAGCGCACGCGCTATGTGCTTGAGGCACCTGCGCGGACGGTTTCGACAGACCCTGCGCCGATGACGGTCCGGTTTCTGGCGCATGCGTGTATTGCCATTGATGTGGCAGGCCTGCGCATTGTCACTGACCCCTGGCTGATGGGGCCGTGTTTTGTCACCGGCTGGTGGCATGCGGTCACACCGCCAGAGGATGCCCTTGAGATCCTGAACTCTGCGGATCTGGTTTACATCTCGCACAACCATCCTGACCATCTGCACCGCGAGACGCTGGAAAAGCTGCGCCGGGACATGCCGATCATCGCCCCGGATTTTGATTCCGGTTCGACGGTCGGACCATTGCGCGAGCTTGGTTTCGATACTGTGCACGCGGCGCAGTTCAACCATGTGTATGAGGCGGGAGACACGGGGGCACGTGTGTCCGTTCTGCAGGCCGGTGATTTTCGCGACGACAGCGGTATCTGGGTTGAAGGTGGCGGCCACTCCGCTTTGCTCAGTGTGGACAGCAACAAGCTGAACAATTTTGTGCTGCCTGAAAGCCCGGACATTCTGCTGACGGCTTTTGCCGGTGGCGCCAGCGGGTACCCGGTGACGTTTGATACTGTCAGCGACGATGAGAAGGTGCGGATCGCTGCCCGAAACCGGGTGGCTGTTCGCGACATGGCAGAACGCTATGTGGACGCGGCCGGACCAACTGCAGTGATGCCTTATGCCGGGTACTTCACCGAGGCAGCACCCGAGGACGCGCCGACCAAAGCGTTGAATGCCAAGAACACGAGTGCTGACATCTGCCGCTATCTCGAAGGACGGATGGAGGATGTGCTGTTCTTTGATCCGCTGGAAACGGACATTGTGGTGTTCGATGGGGACGAGGTGACAGCGTCATCCTATGAGGGGGGACGGCTCTATGATGTGACGCCGGCCTATTGTCAGGGCTACATCTCGGCCATGAGCCATGAAGGCGAGGCGTATGATGCCGCCGCGCTCAAGGCGTACTTTGAAGCTTCTGTGTTTCAGGATGATCTGATTGTCTATGTGGTGCCCACGGCGCGTAACTTCGGTGGCGTGGATGTCGCCGGCGCCATTGTGGATTTCACCGGCCACTCGCCCCAGGCCAGTATCATGGCAGCGGATGCGGTGGCGCATGCTTTCGAGATGGGGCGTGGAAAGGCGGGGCCGCGTCGGCTTCTCATCCGTGTTCGGAAGGATAGCCTGTGGCACGTGATCGCCAACGGTCTGCCATGGGAGGATCTGTCCATCGGCTTCCAGTGCCGTGTGGATCGGTCACCGGACGTCTACAACTCAGACTTCTGGTTCCATTTCACCAATGTGCATATTGGGGATGCGGTCAAAGCCGGTGCCTTGCCGCGACACCATCGCGCGGCGGGCGAGTAG
- a CDS encoding acylneuraminate cytidylyltransferase family protein: MARLATILARGGSKGVPGKNIRMIAGRPLIAHTVAHALEANLFDAVVVSSDADDILEAGKAAGATHLVRRPDDMASDEAGKLPGLRHCVAEIEARLGLTFDTITDLQPTSPTRVADDIAGAIALQARLGVSNVISGTEAKSSPYFNLVEEQSDGAVALSKPPTDDVVRRQDAPRCFDLNGSIYVWRRDALMDGDGLWFADTHLFEMPAERSVDIDTETDFAFADFLMSQRGLVRAAE, encoded by the coding sequence ATGGCGCGGCTGGCGACCATATTGGCGCGGGGCGGCTCCAAAGGCGTGCCTGGCAAGAACATCCGGATGATCGCCGGGCGTCCGCTGATTGCCCATACGGTTGCGCACGCGCTGGAAGCGAACCTGTTTGATGCGGTTGTTGTCTCCAGCGATGCCGACGACATTCTGGAGGCGGGCAAGGCTGCGGGGGCGACCCATCTTGTACGGCGTCCGGACGACATGGCCAGTGACGAAGCTGGCAAGTTGCCGGGACTGCGCCACTGTGTTGCTGAGATTGAAGCGCGGCTGGGTCTGACGTTTGACACGATCACCGACCTGCAGCCGACCTCACCGACCCGGGTTGCTGATGATATTGCAGGTGCTATTGCCCTGCAGGCCCGGCTTGGGGTGTCCAATGTCATTTCAGGGACGGAAGCCAAGTCGTCTCCCTATTTCAATCTCGTTGAAGAGCAGAGCGATGGCGCCGTGGCGCTGTCCAAGCCACCGACGGATGACGTTGTGCGCCGTCAGGACGCGCCGCGCTGCTTTGATCTCAATGGATCCATCTATGTCTGGCGGCGCGATGCGCTGATGGACGGAGACGGTTTGTGGTTCGCGGATACGCATCTGTTTGAAATGCCTGCAGAGCGCTCCGTCGATATTGATACGGAAACAGATTTTGCATTTGCCGATTTTTTGATGTCGCAGCGAGGGCTGGTGCGCGCGGCAGAGTAG
- a CDS encoding nucleotidyltransferase family protein yields the protein MTRANWRDVCLDPDTPLEDVIRRITETAKQIALVAGDDHKLLGTITDGDIRRGILRGLSLDTPAREIMKENPIVAGPDLARDVLLGYMRDGRVKQLPIVDAQGFLVGLELLDDMLSAPDADNWIVIMAGGLGTRLRPITEDIPKPLVPVGGRPVLETIIEQLAGQGFTRIFLAVNYLAEQVRDHFGDGSRWDVQIDYLEEETRLGTAGALTLLPHRPPAPFLVMNADLVTDIDFRRLLNFHGDQTADATMCVREYKFQVPYGVVETQGNRITQLTEKPQHSYFVNSGIYALEPDVLDLVPDGHFYDMTTLFDDLLAREGHGVVFPVHEYWIDIGQFDDLERARTDFSNVFTPKGKRA from the coding sequence ATGACGCGCGCGAACTGGCGGGATGTCTGTCTTGATCCCGATACACCGCTTGAGGACGTCATTCGACGGATCACCGAGACGGCCAAGCAGATTGCGCTGGTCGCCGGTGATGACCACAAGCTGCTGGGCACCATTACGGATGGTGACATTCGTCGCGGTATCTTGCGTGGTCTGTCACTGGATACGCCCGCGCGAGAGATCATGAAGGAAAACCCCATCGTGGCCGGGCCGGACCTCGCCCGCGATGTGTTGCTGGGATACATGCGTGACGGTCGGGTCAAGCAGTTGCCGATTGTTGATGCGCAGGGTTTTCTGGTGGGGCTTGAGCTACTGGATGACATGCTGTCTGCGCCTGACGCGGATAACTGGATCGTCATCATGGCGGGCGGGCTTGGTACACGGCTTCGTCCGATTACAGAAGATATTCCAAAGCCGCTGGTGCCTGTTGGCGGTCGTCCTGTTCTGGAAACCATCATTGAGCAGTTGGCCGGGCAGGGGTTCACCCGCATTTTTCTGGCGGTTAATTATCTGGCTGAGCAGGTGCGGGATCACTTTGGTGATGGCTCTCGCTGGGACGTGCAGATTGACTATCTGGAAGAAGAAACACGTCTGGGCACGGCCGGCGCGCTGACCTTGCTGCCACACAGGCCGCCGGCGCCCTTCCTCGTGATGAATGCGGACCTTGTGACCGACATCGATTTCCGGCGCCTGCTGAATTTCCACGGCGACCAGACGGCGGATGCCACCATGTGTGTGCGCGAGTACAAGTTTCAGGTGCCTTACGGCGTTGTGGAAACGCAGGGCAACCGCATTACGCAGCTCACCGAAAAGCCGCAGCACAGCTACTTTGTGAATTCCGGTATCTATGCGTTGGAGCCGGACGTGCTGGACCTGGTGCCGGACGGGCACTTCTATGACATGACCACGCTGTTTGATGACTTGCTGGCGCGTGAGGGACACGGGGTCGTTTTCCCGGTGCACGAATACTGGATCGACATCGGCCAGTTTGATGATCTCGAGCGCGCGCGGACGGATTTTTCCAACGTGTTCACTCCCAAAGGCAAGCGAGCCTGA
- a CDS encoding NeuD/PglB/VioB family sugar acetyltransferase — protein MSASATSQTATDAVPRDTILIGGGGHAHVVADVLSALGRPVRGFVAPSCKTVLEGVDWLGSDAVLDDITPGSADLALGVGSTGDASLRRSLYRKFKEHGHGLPILVHPTASLASSVRLGDAAQVLLGAAIQAGAVIGVNTIINTGAIVDHDCRIGDHAHVAPGAVLCGDVTIGDGAHVGAGARIIQGLTIGAGALVAAGAVVIADVPANGRVAGVPAKDMKRETSA, from the coding sequence ATGAGTGCCTCTGCCACATCACAGACGGCCACTGACGCTGTGCCACGCGATACCATTCTGATTGGTGGCGGTGGACATGCACATGTGGTGGCGGATGTACTGTCGGCGCTTGGCCGTCCGGTCCGCGGATTTGTTGCGCCGAGCTGCAAGACAGTTCTTGAAGGCGTCGACTGGCTGGGCAGCGATGCGGTGCTTGATGACATCACGCCGGGGTCTGCTGATCTGGCGCTGGGCGTTGGCTCAACGGGCGACGCGTCCTTGCGGCGCAGCCTCTATCGAAAATTCAAGGAGCACGGTCACGGGCTGCCCATTCTTGTCCACCCAACAGCCAGCCTTGCATCCAGTGTTCGGCTGGGCGATGCGGCGCAGGTGCTGCTGGGTGCTGCAATTCAGGCTGGCGCGGTGATTGGCGTCAACACGATCATCAACACAGGCGCGATTGTGGATCATGACTGCCGCATTGGTGACCATGCCCATGTGGCACCAGGGGCCGTGTTGTGTGGCGACGTGACGATTGGTGACGGCGCACATGTGGGCGCGGGCGCGCGGATCATTCAGGGACTGACCATTGGCGCAGGTGCGTTGGTGGCCGCAGGGGCCGTTGTGATCGCTGATGTGCCGGCCAATGGCCGTGTGGCCGGCGTTCCGGCAAAAGACATGAAACGGGAGACATCGGCATGA
- the neuB gene encoding N-acetylneuraminate synthase, translated as MSQHVTVIAEAGVNHNGSLETALALVDAAAVAGADIVKFQTFKADALAAATAPKAVYQARETGSEQSQLDMLRALELPADHHHELARACETTGIEFLSTAFDTESLKFLVGEMGIKRIKIPSGELTNAPLVLEAARSGLPMILSTGMATLGDVEAALGVVAFGMTGGNEAPCAAAFEAAYASQQGRDALRDRVTVLHCTTDYPTPPEAVNMNAMATMGRAFGVQTGYSDHTAGLAIPVLAVGQGATLIEKHFTLDRGMPGPDHKASLEPDDLASMIAMIREAQVALGSSVKAPGEAERKNIIVARKSLVAAQPIAAGDVFTEDNLTVKRPGKGRAPMDFWSLLGTPAGRAYDIDEAVE; from the coding sequence GTGAGCCAGCATGTCACTGTCATTGCTGAAGCGGGCGTGAACCACAACGGGTCGCTGGAAACAGCGCTGGCGCTTGTGGATGCGGCGGCTGTGGCCGGTGCAGACATCGTCAAATTTCAGACATTCAAGGCGGATGCCCTGGCAGCAGCTACTGCGCCCAAGGCTGTCTATCAGGCGCGCGAGACCGGCAGCGAGCAATCGCAGCTTGATATGTTGCGTGCGCTGGAACTGCCCGCAGACCATCACCACGAACTGGCCCGTGCCTGCGAGACAACGGGCATCGAATTTCTGTCGACCGCGTTTGACACCGAGAGCCTGAAATTTCTTGTGGGCGAGATGGGCATCAAACGGATCAAGATACCCTCCGGCGAACTGACCAATGCACCTTTGGTTCTTGAGGCGGCGCGCAGCGGCCTGCCCATGATCCTGTCTACCGGCATGGCGACGCTGGGTGACGTGGAAGCAGCGCTTGGGGTTGTGGCTTTTGGCATGACCGGCGGAAACGAAGCGCCGTGTGCGGCAGCGTTTGAAGCAGCCTATGCCAGCCAGCAGGGGCGCGATGCCTTGCGGGACCGGGTGACCGTCCTTCATTGCACCACCGATTATCCAACGCCGCCTGAAGCGGTGAACATGAATGCCATGGCGACCATGGGGCGGGCGTTTGGTGTGCAGACGGGCTATTCCGACCACACCGCAGGACTGGCTATTCCGGTTCTTGCAGTCGGGCAGGGCGCCACGCTGATTGAAAAGCACTTCACCCTTGATCGCGGGATGCCGGGGCCGGACCACAAGGCGTCCCTTGAGCCTGACGATCTGGCGTCGATGATTGCCATGATCCGCGAAGCGCAGGTGGCGCTGGGTTCAAGCGTCAAAGCGCCGGGCGAGGCGGAACGCAAGAACATCATCGTCGCGCGCAAGTCGCTGGTGGCAGCGCAGCCGATCGCAGCAGGTGATGTTTTCACGGAAGACAATCTCACAGTGAAACGACCGGGCAAAGGGCGTGCGCCGATGGATTTCTGGTCGCTGCTGGGAACACCGGCAGGTCGTGCCTATGACATTGACGAGGCCGTTGAATGA